A section of the Petrimonas sulfuriphila genome encodes:
- a CDS encoding UDP-N-acetylmuramoyl-L-alanyl-D-glutamate--2,6-diaminopimelate ligase, producing MKLSQLTERCKIVAIHGEENVEVESITSDSRQVQKGSLFIAVEGINTDGHDYIAKAIEQDVLVVVYDKPMFEEYFSRVTYVQVENSAVALAQIASVWYGNPSEQLKLVGVTGTNGKTTVATLLYRMFRTLGYGAGLLSTVTNCVNDDSYPTTHTTLDPITLNSFLRKMVDAGCEYAFMEVSSHAIHQKRVYGLRFQGGIFTNLTQDHLDYHKNMLEYRNVKKAFFDALPETAFALTNSDDKNGGVMLQNTKAKRYTYSVKGLADFKARIFEKHFDGTEIEINGKQLIVQFVGVFNVYNLLAVYGVSVLLGEEPEEVLRILSVLKPVAGRFQTLRSPGNFTAIVDYAHTPDALTNVLNAIHEVLDQKGNIITVVGCGGNRDRTKRPLMAREAVELSNRVILTSDNPRFEEPQDIIDDMVAGLDDEQRRSALSIVDRREAIKTACALAKPGDIILVAGKGHEDYQEIKGVKYHFDDKEELEKIFHTSP from the coding sequence ATGAAACTGAGTCAACTTACAGAAAGGTGTAAAATCGTGGCAATTCACGGGGAAGAGAATGTGGAAGTTGAAAGTATCACTTCCGATTCCCGCCAGGTGCAAAAAGGTTCGCTTTTTATCGCAGTGGAGGGTATCAATACCGATGGACACGATTATATTGCCAAGGCGATAGAACAGGATGTGTTGGTCGTGGTGTATGATAAGCCGATGTTTGAAGAGTATTTTTCGAGAGTTACGTACGTTCAGGTCGAAAATTCGGCCGTCGCTTTGGCGCAAATCGCTTCTGTCTGGTACGGGAACCCATCGGAGCAGTTGAAGCTGGTTGGTGTAACCGGAACGAACGGAAAGACAACCGTCGCTACATTACTGTACAGGATGTTTCGGACATTGGGGTATGGCGCAGGCTTGCTCTCAACCGTAACCAACTGTGTAAACGATGACAGTTACCCCACCACGCATACCACCCTTGACCCCATCACCCTAAACTCTTTTTTGAGGAAGATGGTTGATGCCGGTTGCGAATATGCCTTTATGGAAGTGAGTTCCCATGCCATTCATCAAAAACGGGTCTACGGACTGCGTTTCCAAGGGGGGATTTTCACCAACCTCACGCAGGACCACCTGGATTATCACAAGAACATGTTGGAGTATCGGAACGTGAAAAAAGCTTTTTTCGACGCTTTGCCCGAAACCGCTTTTGCCCTTACCAACTCGGATGATAAAAACGGAGGGGTGATGCTTCAAAATACAAAGGCCAAACGATATACTTATTCCGTAAAAGGATTGGCGGATTTTAAAGCACGGATTTTCGAGAAACATTTTGATGGGACCGAAATAGAAATTAACGGGAAACAGCTGATTGTACAGTTTGTGGGTGTTTTTAATGTGTATAACCTGCTGGCGGTTTATGGTGTATCTGTTTTGCTGGGAGAAGAACCGGAGGAGGTACTCAGGATATTAAGCGTTTTGAAACCTGTGGCCGGACGTTTCCAGACATTACGATCGCCCGGAAATTTTACCGCCATTGTAGACTATGCCCATACACCCGACGCTTTGACTAATGTTCTCAATGCTATCCACGAAGTGCTGGATCAGAAGGGCAATATAATAACGGTAGTAGGATGCGGCGGTAACCGAGACAGGACCAAACGTCCGTTAATGGCGCGTGAAGCGGTGGAGTTGAGCAACCGGGTAATCCTGACCTCCGATAATCCCCGGTTCGAAGAGCCGCAGGATATCATTGACGACATGGTAGCCGGTTTGGATGATGAGCAACGCCGCAGTGCACTTTCGATCGTGGATCGTCGTGAAGCGATAAAAACCGCTTGTGCACTGGCCAAGCCAGGTGATATTATTCTCGTTGCCGGAAAAGGACACGAAGACTACCAGGAAATTAAAGGCGTGAAGTATCATTTTGACGATAAAGAAGAGTTGGAAAAAATATTCCACACGTCACCATAA